A section of the Jatrophihabitans sp. genome encodes:
- a CDS encoding holo-ACP synthase, which produces MIIGVGIDVVPVARFDSASVRTKRLIERLFTPAERFNAHGVARTAESLAARFAAKEAVAKAMGSPGGMSWQDAEVVVEDNGRPRLIIAGTVARKAEELGIHSWHVSLSHDGGIASAVVIAEG; this is translated from the coding sequence GTGATCATCGGGGTGGGCATCGACGTGGTGCCGGTCGCGCGGTTCGACTCGGCCAGCGTGCGCACCAAGCGGTTGATCGAGCGGCTGTTCACCCCTGCCGAGCGGTTCAACGCCCACGGCGTGGCCCGCACCGCGGAGTCGCTGGCTGCGCGGTTCGCGGCCAAGGAGGCGGTCGCCAAGGCGATGGGCTCGCCCGGCGGCATGTCCTGGCAGGACGCCGAGGTGGTGGTCGAGGACAACGGCCGGCCCCGCCTGATCATCGCGGGCACCGTCGCGCGCAAGGCCGAGGAGCTGGGGATCCACAGCTGGCACGTGTCGCTGTCCCACGATGGCGGGATCGCCTCGGCGGTCGTCATCGCGGAGGGCTGA
- a CDS encoding NAD(P)H-hydrate dehydratase, with product MQGVWPVSEIRAAERRVLAGLPDGALMARAARAVTVEAVGMLGFSYGARVVLLVGPGDNGGDALYAGAELSRRGVAVRAVLADPAKAHPGGLAALRAAGGRQVTLAEAGPHDLIVDGLLGIGARGPVRESFVPLVRWSLNSAAPVLSVDIASGVDPDTGAVAGPAVRAATTLCMGALKAGLLVGQGRVHTGRLRLIDLGLAPELPEPRLHRLERADLVGDLRLPAPGPRDDKYTRGVVGVAAGSQAYPGAAQLCVGAARLGGVGAVRYAGHAAAEVVRRWPEVIVSDSVYRAGRVQAWVLGPGLGDTGEAVESLRQVLASEVAVVIDADGLNLLVERRELLAERTEATVLTPHDREFERLFGEIGEDRISAVRRAAADTGATVLLKGFATIVAEPSGHCYLNPVGAAALATAGSGDVLAGLIGSLLAAGLRPGLAAATGAYLHAAAGARAAAAGPVVAGDLLGALREEIGALREEIGALRAGTGEPCETTGQPRGV from the coding sequence ATGCAGGGGGTCTGGCCGGTCTCGGAGATCCGGGCCGCCGAGCGGCGGGTGCTGGCCGGCCTGCCGGACGGGGCGCTGATGGCCCGGGCGGCCCGGGCGGTCACCGTCGAGGCGGTCGGAATGCTCGGCTTCAGCTACGGCGCCCGGGTGGTGCTGCTGGTCGGCCCCGGCGACAACGGCGGCGACGCGCTGTACGCGGGCGCGGAGCTGAGCCGGCGCGGGGTGGCGGTGCGGGCGGTGCTGGCCGACCCGGCCAAGGCGCACCCCGGTGGGCTGGCCGCCCTGCGGGCCGCCGGTGGCCGGCAGGTGACGCTGGCCGAGGCCGGTCCGCACGACCTGATCGTGGACGGACTGCTGGGCATCGGCGCCCGCGGCCCGGTGCGCGAGTCCTTCGTCCCGCTGGTGCGCTGGAGCCTGAACTCGGCCGCGCCGGTGCTCTCGGTCGACATCGCCTCCGGGGTGGACCCGGACACCGGCGCCGTCGCCGGGCCGGCGGTGCGGGCGGCGACCACCCTGTGCATGGGCGCGCTGAAGGCCGGCCTGCTGGTCGGCCAGGGCCGGGTGCACACCGGCCGGCTGCGGCTGATCGACCTGGGGCTGGCGCCCGAGCTGCCGGAGCCACGGCTGCACCGGCTCGAACGCGCTGATCTGGTGGGCGACCTGCGGCTGCCCGCCCCGGGCCCGCGCGATGACAAGTACACCCGCGGCGTCGTCGGGGTGGCGGCCGGCTCGCAGGCCTACCCCGGGGCGGCCCAGCTGTGCGTCGGGGCGGCCCGGCTCGGCGGCGTCGGGGCGGTGCGTTACGCCGGCCACGCGGCGGCCGAGGTGGTCAGGCGCTGGCCCGAGGTGATCGTCTCCGACAGCGTCTACCGCGCCGGCCGGGTGCAGGCCTGGGTTCTCGGGCCGGGGCTGGGCGACACCGGCGAGGCCGTCGAGTCGCTGCGCCAGGTGCTGGCCAGCGAGGTCGCGGTGGTGATCGACGCCGACGGGCTGAACCTGCTGGTCGAGCGCCGGGAACTGCTGGCCGAACGCACGGAGGCCACCGTGCTGACCCCGCACGACCGCGAGTTCGAGCGGCTGTTCGGTGAGATCGGCGAGGACCGGATCAGCGCCGTCCGGCGGGCCGCCGCCGACACCGGGGCGACGGTGCTGCTCAAGGGCTTCGCCACGATCGTGGCCGAACCGTCCGGGCACTGCTATCTGAACCCGGTCGGGGCCGCGGCGCTGGCCACCGCCGGCAGCGGCGACGTGCTGGCCGGCCTGATCGGCTCGTTGCTGGCTGCCGGCCTGCGGCCCGGCCTGGCAGCGGCCACCGGCGCCTACCTGCATGCGGCTGCCGGGGCGCGAGCCGCGGCGGCCGGCCCGGTGGTGGCCGGGGATCTGCTCGGCGCGCTGCGCGAGGAGATCGGCGCGCTGCGCGAGGAGATCGGCGCGCTGCGTGCAGGGACCGGCGAGCCGTGCGAAACGACCGGCCAGCCGCGCGGCGTTTGA